ACAGGATCCGGGTACTCCGCGCGGAACGGGACATGTCACGCGCGGAGCTGGCGTCGCTGATCGACGTCAACCCCCAGACCGTGGGCGCACTCGAACGGGGCGACCACTCCCCCAGTCTCGACCTCGCTTTCCGCATCTGCGAGGTCTTCGGCCTTCCGGTCGAGGCAGTGTTCAGCCG
The genomic region above belongs to Corynebacterium glyciniphilum AJ 3170 and contains:
- a CDS encoding helix-turn-helix transcriptional regulator, with product MSPKKKPLRPIHNRIRVLRAERDMSRAELASLIDVNPQTVGALERGDHSPSLDLAFRICEVFGLPVEAVFSRTEFAPMSTEIYRKDQR